One Nostoc sp. UHCC 0302 DNA window includes the following coding sequences:
- a CDS encoding FtsW/RodA/SpoVE family cell cycle protein: MNLRHLIPIFDNSVSRWALEARVLRWLTLIWLFVGLIMLFSASYPVADANYQDGLYYIKRQLLWMLVGLIGFNIFANVPLRKILGLSPWLVILLLGLIIITLLPGLGKTDLGSARRLLGPVPIQPSELIKPFLVLQSARLFGQWERISWRIRLAWLGIFAFILLGILAQPNLSTTALCGMTIWLIALAGGLPYKYLGGTALSGVVLAVLSISLKEYQRKRVMSFLNPWADPTGDGYQLVQSLLAVGSGRTWGAGYGLSQQKLFYLPIQDTDFIFAVFAEEFGFIGSIVLLLMLALFATLGLIVALKAKNPVHRLVAIGVTILMVGQSLLHIGVATGSLPTTGLPLPMFSYGGNSMIASLLAAGLLIRVARESSEAEVVPLQRPLLQNGGKRRSL; encoded by the coding sequence GTGAATCTACGCCACCTGATTCCAATTTTTGACAATTCCGTCTCCCGCTGGGCATTAGAGGCGCGGGTGTTACGCTGGCTAACATTGATTTGGCTGTTTGTCGGATTGATCATGTTATTCTCAGCATCCTATCCCGTTGCTGACGCTAACTATCAAGATGGTCTGTACTACATTAAACGTCAGCTGCTGTGGATGCTAGTTGGCTTAATAGGATTCAATATTTTTGCTAACGTTCCCTTGCGTAAAATTTTGGGGTTATCTCCTTGGTTAGTAATCCTGCTATTAGGATTAATAATCATTACTCTGTTACCAGGATTGGGAAAGACAGACCTTGGTTCAGCCCGTAGGCTACTAGGCCCAGTTCCTATACAACCCTCAGAATTAATTAAACCCTTTTTAGTGCTGCAAAGTGCGCGACTTTTTGGTCAGTGGGAACGAATAAGTTGGCGAATTCGCCTCGCTTGGTTGGGGATTTTCGCTTTTATACTTTTAGGAATTCTTGCTCAGCCTAACTTAAGTACAACAGCCCTTTGCGGTATGACGATTTGGTTAATTGCCCTAGCAGGCGGGTTACCTTACAAATATTTAGGCGGAACAGCACTCAGTGGAGTCGTGTTAGCAGTACTAAGTATTAGTCTTAAAGAGTATCAGCGTAAACGGGTAATGTCATTCCTCAATCCTTGGGCTGATCCTACAGGAGATGGTTACCAGTTAGTACAAAGTTTACTAGCAGTGGGTTCTGGGAGAACTTGGGGCGCTGGATACGGACTTTCTCAACAAAAGCTATTTTATCTACCCATTCAAGACACCGATTTTATTTTTGCCGTGTTTGCCGAAGAGTTTGGCTTTATTGGCAGTATTGTGTTGTTGTTAATGTTAGCTTTATTCGCCACACTCGGATTAATTGTGGCACTAAAAGCTAAAAATCCAGTACATCGACTGGTAGCGATTGGTGTGACGATTTTGATGGTAGGACAATCATTGCTGCATATTGGTGTTGCTACAGGTTCTCTACCTACCACAGGCTTACCCTTGCCCATGTTTAGCTATGGTGGTAATTCCATGATTGCCAGCTTGTTAGCTGCTGGGCTGCTGATTCGGGTAGCACGTGAGAGTAGTGAAGCTGAAGTAGTACCTTTGCAAAGACCTCTACTGCAAAATGGGGGCAAGCGTCGGTCTTTATAG
- a CDS encoding FHA domain-containing protein has protein sequence MQIQLNWIDPNTGESRKPLLETPVAIGREFQQMPQQSNGERVSRVVIQDDLVADYHALIEWQNQELIIIDQNTSTGIKINGEQLTTGNLKDGDRIQIGACEIVVNFADTAWECDRMVGFLFKRCCGRTDRTDCPYCNESYEEDYAYYSGYGNYQSGYWGSDYYYERDRYSYDPNTGNVDFTEADATSFENENDADFESNMGAS, from the coding sequence TTGCAGATTCAGCTAAATTGGATAGACCCTAATACAGGAGAAAGCCGAAAACCATTATTAGAAACTCCAGTAGCAATTGGGCGAGAATTTCAGCAAATGCCGCAACAAAGCAATGGTGAAAGAGTCTCTAGAGTGGTAATCCAAGATGACCTAGTTGCAGACTACCACGCCTTGATTGAGTGGCAAAATCAAGAATTAATAATTATTGACCAAAATACAAGTACTGGCATAAAAATTAATGGCGAGCAGTTGACTACTGGTAACCTGAAAGATGGCGATCGCATCCAAATTGGTGCTTGCGAAATTGTGGTAAACTTCGCAGATACAGCATGGGAATGCGATCGCATGGTAGGCTTTCTATTCAAACGCTGCTGCGGACGTACTGATAGAACAGACTGTCCCTACTGTAACGAGTCATACGAAGAAGACTACGCCTATTATTCTGGATATGGCAATTATCAGTCTGGTTATTGGGGTAGTGACTATTATTATGAACGTGACCGATACTCCTACGACCCCAATACTGGCAATGTAGACTTTACAGAAGCTGATGCTACGAGTTTTGAAAATGAAAACGATGCTGATTTTGAAAGCAATATGGGAGCAAGTTAA
- a CDS encoding protein kinase, with the protein MKTPPSSNSWNGRFVGDNQRYRLDQKLGGGGMGEVFLAMDTRVGQQVALKLLKDTLVASQEMRKRFEREIAVCAALQSDHIVKISDCGVTPEGFPFYVMEYLRGQTLRQLLLREKRLSVERTVKIMAQVCKGLQLAHQGVTLQRDGGKSTEHIKVVHRDLKPDNIFLVPTDLGEWVKILDFGVAKIRSESTENTNITNITSTFIGTFRYAPPEQIQSDLNLNSRGDIYSLGIILYEMLSAADPFGISIKGNQVSEASWVLAHAYEPPKPLRSQPGCENLSVEVEAVVMKCLQKNPDNRFATVEALNQALQAAAKSVTGTISTSGQANVHPQPLYNQGSNYETVTRSSSDDTILRPQPSYNQDSNHETVTRSSSDDTILRPQPSYNQGSNHETIPRPLNPTTPSQPEETLIVPPPQYNQGSNHETTPRPLNPTTPSQPAGINPQQPPVNNPQAAKPDATLFQPRHPSNPSGQQVPPDGTLYQPRQASNANSQPGPPDATLYQPRQASNANSQPGPPDATLYQPRHPSNTNSQPGLPDATLYQPRHTSNTNSQPGLPDATLYQPRHGSNSTKPQVSPDATIFQPRQDKQPNNETNSHLWRTIGVVCASVLALALAFYLYNRLANSNNLENGIESPKTNITR; encoded by the coding sequence ATGAAAACCCCACCTTCATCAAATTCTTGGAATGGTCGCTTTGTAGGTGATAACCAGCGATACCGTTTAGACCAAAAGTTAGGCGGGGGTGGCATGGGAGAAGTCTTCCTCGCGATGGACACCCGTGTAGGTCAGCAGGTGGCGTTGAAGCTACTCAAAGATACGCTTGTAGCATCACAAGAGATGAGGAAGCGCTTTGAGCGTGAAATTGCAGTCTGTGCAGCACTCCAAAGCGACCATATTGTCAAAATTAGTGACTGTGGAGTGACTCCTGAAGGTTTTCCATTTTATGTAATGGAGTACTTACGGGGACAAACACTCAGGCAACTACTGCTGCGCGAAAAACGGCTATCTGTTGAGCGCACTGTGAAAATTATGGCTCAAGTTTGCAAAGGTTTACAGCTTGCCCATCAAGGAGTTACCTTACAACGAGATGGTGGCAAAAGCACGGAACATATTAAGGTTGTTCATCGTGATTTGAAGCCAGACAATATTTTTCTAGTACCTACAGATTTGGGAGAGTGGGTGAAAATTTTGGATTTTGGCGTAGCCAAAATCCGTAGTGAATCTACAGAGAATACGAATATAACCAATATAACTAGTACATTTATTGGCACATTTCGTTATGCACCTCCTGAGCAAATCCAAAGTGATCTAAACCTGAATTCAAGGGGAGATATTTATAGTTTAGGGATTATCCTTTATGAAATGCTGAGTGCAGCAGACCCATTCGGGATCAGCATTAAGGGTAATCAGGTGAGTGAAGCATCCTGGGTATTAGCTCATGCTTATGAGCCACCTAAACCGTTGCGATCGCAACCAGGATGTGAGAATTTATCTGTAGAAGTGGAGGCTGTAGTTATGAAATGCCTCCAAAAGAACCCAGACAATCGCTTTGCAACAGTAGAAGCCTTAAATCAGGCTTTGCAAGCGGCTGCGAAATCTGTAACGGGGACTATTAGCACGTCTGGACAAGCTAATGTCCATCCGCAACCTTTGTACAATCAAGGTTCCAATTACGAAACCGTTACTCGTTCCTCAAGCGACGATACTATTCTGCGTCCCCAACCTTCCTACAATCAAGATTCCAATCACGAAACCGTTACTCGTTCCTCAAGCGACGATACTATTCTGCGTCCCCAACCTTCCTACAATCAAGGTTCCAATCACGAAACAATTCCTCGGCCTTTGAATCCTACTACGCCAAGTCAACCAGAAGAAACCCTTATAGTTCCGCCACCTCAGTACAATCAAGGTTCCAATCACGAAACGACTCCTCGACCTTTGAATCCTACTACGCCAAGTCAACCAGCAGGTATCAATCCTCAACAGCCTCCTGTGAATAACCCTCAAGCAGCCAAACCGGATGCCACGTTATTTCAACCGCGTCATCCATCCAACCCCAGCGGGCAACAAGTGCCGCCAGATGGCACGTTGTATCAACCACGGCAGGCATCCAACGCTAACAGCCAACCAGGGCCACCGGATGCTACTTTGTATCAACCACGGCAAGCATCTAACGCTAATAGCCAGCCAGGGCCACCGGATGCTACTTTGTATCAGCCACGTCATCCATCCAACACTAATAGCCAACCAGGGCTACCGGATGCTACTTTGTATCAGCCGCGCCACACATCCAACACTAACAGCCAACCAGGGCTACCGGATGCTACTTTGTATCAGCCACGACACGGTTCTAACTCCACTAAGCCACAAGTTTCACCGGATGCCACTATTTTTCAACCAAGGCAAGATAAGCAGCCAAACAATGAAACTAATAGTCATTTATGGCGAACCATAGGAGTGGTTTGTGCTAGTGTACTTGCTTTAGCGTTAGCATTCTATTTGTATAATCGTCTAGCGAATAGCAATAACTTAGAAAATGGTATAGAATCACCAAAAACTAATATTACAAGGTGA
- a CDS encoding UDP-N-acetylglucosamine--LPS N-acetylglucosamine transferase — MSYQLKTSLNSSLITPNSARAKRPITANSTEEWLIYALGGGWGHLTRALSLGRIAANHIKVRIITNSPYAQQIGDEGCLVDWIPDNIGFSATCRQVREILCNTHYDRLIIDTFPRGLGGELADILPELHYLPRILIHRDINPRYITAKDLRSFVVENFDLVIVPGEGEDLSLCDLPCVQHTAPWLIRNAWELPDRVTVRSHILKVDQSVNTLLVCATGQVSELHIFGQIALNLHKTFPECAVRILAANCPANCPQALWVSHQPGIECLIAADIVVGGAGYNTVYECASVGVPLVALAFPRLYDRQAKRASKAYLVKDIEEAITTVGILLDQTPPRNNSYVPSYINGAVQAAQHNYEL, encoded by the coding sequence TTGAGTTATCAATTAAAAACTTCCTTAAACTCCTCACTCATAACTCCCAACTCAGCACGGGCTAAACGCCCCATTACCGCTAATAGCACTGAAGAGTGGTTAATTTACGCTTTAGGTGGTGGTTGGGGACATTTGACTCGTGCTTTGTCCTTGGGAAGAATAGCAGCCAATCACATAAAAGTGAGGATTATCACAAATAGCCCTTATGCACAGCAGATAGGTGATGAAGGTTGCTTAGTGGATTGGATTCCCGATAATATTGGTTTCTCTGCAACTTGTAGGCAAGTACGGGAAATTTTATGCAATACTCACTACGATCGCTTGATTATTGATACTTTTCCTAGAGGTTTGGGTGGTGAGTTAGCAGATATCTTACCAGAATTGCATTATTTGCCGCGAATCTTAATTCATCGTGACATCAATCCTCGTTATATTACCGCCAAAGATTTGCGGTCTTTTGTGGTAGAAAATTTTGATTTGGTGATTGTACCAGGAGAAGGAGAAGACTTATCTTTGTGTGATTTGCCTTGTGTGCAGCATACAGCACCTTGGTTGATTCGTAATGCTTGGGAGTTACCAGATAGAGTTACAGTGCGATCGCATATCCTCAAAGTAGATCAATCTGTCAACACTCTTCTTGTGTGTGCAACTGGCCAAGTTTCTGAACTACACATTTTTGGTCAAATAGCACTAAATTTACATAAAACTTTTCCTGAATGTGCAGTCAGGATTTTAGCTGCTAATTGTCCTGCAAATTGCCCACAGGCTTTATGGGTGTCTCACCAGCCGGGAATTGAATGTTTAATTGCAGCTGATATAGTCGTTGGTGGGGCTGGCTACAACACAGTTTACGAATGTGCATCTGTGGGTGTACCGTTGGTAGCATTGGCTTTTCCTAGACTGTACGATCGCCAAGCAAAAAGAGCTAGCAAAGCTTATTTGGTCAAGGATATTGAAGAGGCAATCACTACTGTAGGCATACTTTTAGACCAAACACCACCAAGAAACAACTCGTATGTGCCATCTTACATTAATGGTGCTGTACAAGCAGCCCAGCATAATTACGAGTTATAG